The sequence below is a genomic window from Lycium ferocissimum isolate CSIRO_LF1 chromosome 9, AGI_CSIRO_Lferr_CH_V1, whole genome shotgun sequence.
TAGACCTATTGGAAGGAGGACAAGTTGATTGTAATATGATGTGCATGAATATTTGTTCAgaagttcttgttattttattaCTTAAATTATCCTGTAGGATATTTTATCAAATCGATAAAAGGACTTCGGAGATTATCATTGCTAGGTCtggaaaaaaaaacagataGTATTTCAAGAAATCAGAAAAAGTTTCTTttgaaacattaaaaaaaaaagccctcTAATGTACCGTAAAgaactttatttttaaacaaCCAATCTAATTGTAAATACTTTTCCCCAAAAAACTCAATACTAGAACCTAAGACAGTTGTAACCTGGAAAAACTCCCCCCATTTTTTGGCTTGCATGATGGAGACAgccaaaggtaggggtaaggtccaCATACATCTTACCCTCGTcagactccacttgtgggatacactgggtatgttgttgcaTGATGGAGACAGCCAAATCAAAATCTTAATATGTAATTATGGATTGAGAAAACCATATGTTTGATTAAGTCAATAACAAGGAATGTACATAATGGGGACTTGGCGAAGCTAAATTTCTGGCCTGATGTATCAAATGAGGATGTCTTTGAAGTGGTTTCCTCAGCTGGGATTGAATCGATTTCTTTATTCTACAAGAGGGCCATCTCAGACCAGTGAAGGTCGGAATTGACCCACTTAAGATTCCAATTCAAGGACGATTATCATTTATCATTAGTCTGTAAGTGTAACTAGCGCCCAAGCTGACCATCTCGATTGGAATGAAACCGATTAATACTGAACTGctaaagatgaaaaaaatgCAAGGTAGAAAGTGAGAAAGTCTCGTGACATTCAAATTTGATTTTCGAAATAAAAGATTGAGCAGCTGCTGAAGAGGAGTTGTAGAAAGTAGTTCTGGTAAGAGATAGAGTTTGACTGATAAGGGCATTCTGTGAATGAAGAAATTGACACAAACCTGTGCAGTGGGTGTCAGTCCATATGTGATGGACTTTGTGCTCTATATCATTTTATACAATGCTCTAAATTGGACTAAGAAATAAGCTCCAGCTAGAACTTTCCTTCATGAGTTAATGAAGGGAATGTAACTagtaattttattcaatatattTATCTGTTCAATTAATCAGTTACAACCATAAAACTTCTTCTGTATATGTAAGAACTTTGAAATGGCTACCTAAACTGAATTTACTAAGCTATACAGCTATTCCCTTCTTTTCAATGGGAAATgtaaacaaacaaagaaataagaagaaaaatgaatacctTTGGATGAACTAAAATTCACACTATGGGAAACAAGCCTATGAACTAATACAGTATAGGATGTCCCCGATCAAAACCAAATACAAGGGGAAAATCAttagtaattttctttttccaatgACTATTTAGATTTAAACAACATTATACACATTCTGTCGTAGCCAGCTTTTCGTTGCTCGAGTATATGATGTTCATCCTTCAGAAGTTAACATTTTGGTCTTGATACAATAATTGCAGTCTTATCTTTTGTAGCTCTTCTCGTCCCGAGTTGTATTCAAGAAGTTTCTCCAATGAAATAATCATCTGTTAGAAAGAAAACCACATAACAAGGTAACTgtcaaaactaatttttttcaaaaaatatatgatGTTTAGGTAAACAAGAATTATCATTACTTTGTTTTTTCCAGTTGTGTGGTGTTAGTTAAGTGAAAGATAAAAAGTAGTTTAGACGAATACTCTTCTGATTAAGGATATTAAATGTTTCCTTTAAGGGGGTGTGCAAGAACGTTACTTTACAAATAATATGGACCAGAGGCAGTAATTTAATGGCATCAATGTTAACTCACCTAATTTCAAGTTTGATGACAAGTTATTTGCAGAAGCTTTAAGTCTTACTCTCCAATTTCTAGCAGAATGTCAGGATGAATTGCAGAACTTTTAACATTGAGAACTCTCTGGAGCTTTCTGTGGTCAAATATTTCCACTTCTACCGAGAACATTGAACTTACAGGCCGATGATCTGATAGTCTTAATTCTGCTCGCTTGTAAAAGAGCTGTTTTATACCTTTTCCCAACCATAGTATTCGATCACACCTGCATAACGTAAAGAAATACTCATTTCCATGTAACAATAAAATATCATGCATCTCGTGACCCTTGTTGACTCCAAGATTTTGCGAACTTGTTTGTTGaaagcaattttttttcacttaccATGCTGGTGATCTCTTCTTTTCCCCTTCTTTAGTAATTTCTCCGTTGTATCTATCACTGTTGAGTTCATACTTGTAAGTTGGTGCAAAGTTAATCAACCCTTCCTTCCAACCACCAAACACATGTCCATGTCTGAGTTCTTTGTTTAACTGTTCATGTGACGCAACACTATTAAGCTTAATTTTTCTAGGAGCTTATGCATACCAATGAAAAAGACAAATTTTAGTTATGACTCACCTGATCACTGTTGAGAAGTTCATCCCATTGCTTATTGGCAACAAGTTTCCGTACCTCAGCATCTGCCATACTGATTCGATAATTTAAATCTCCAAACCAGAATATCTGACTGTagatattaaaagaaaaatatatattagtatACAAACTCTTAACAGTTAAAAATGTTAAATCCAACTTTAAAGTACAGCTCTAGTACTTACTCATGAGATGGAATTGTTTGTGGTTCATCTGTATCGGTGTCAAATAAGGATGAGAAACGAGTACGCCTCATGATTTCATTGACATCAGAGTTACGCCTTTGTTCAGCTCCATCCTTTTGTCCGGATGACAAATGAGAACAAACAAAGCATAGCCGCGACTGGAAAAGAGACATGCTCACAGAAACAGATCCCTGTACAGCAACATTAATAAGTCAGCTCTTAGTTTTATTCAGTGGCAGTAGCTTTAATTGGTTTGTGAATCATTTAAAATACTATGCAACTTGAACGACAAATGCATGCTGATATATTTGAGCATTGAATATATCTGTAAGACTGTAACTGAAAGAAGAAGTGATACCTTATTTCCCATGTATCCCATAAGTCCGATTCCAACAGCAGAGACTTGCAAGTTATTTATATGCCTCCTTAATCCTCTGCGTACCCAAACTGATACATATATACCAACCATCTGCTTGCTGACAATACGAACATACATTGGACGCGACTTCACTGCACAATCTAGAAGTGAACTTTCTTCTTTGACCTCTGGAAATTCTTCGAACAAGTCATTTTCCTCGTCACAAAATTGATCAGAGCCATCAGAAAGAGCATCAAGAACCACAGGTTCTTCTTGTTTATCCATCCACAGTAAACCTAAGTTTCCCGAGCTTTGATGCACCCTTTTTAACCCTCTACCGTCCAAACCATTGTCAAAAGCTAGAGGATTGTCTATGTTACCAAAGCCAACTCTCGCGGTACTACTCAACACTCTCCTCAACTTCAAATTAGAGGAAAGAATTTGAGGTGTTACATCCAGTGAACGTTCAGGCCAATCCAATCTACTGTCACAATCAATGCCATATATCCTCTTTAAATGGAGATTGTTTCCTAGTCTGATagtattattttcaaaaatcatagcTGCGTTGAGTGATGCATCTGTCATTTGAGCCAGCGCAGGAGCATCAGCCACATCAGCAATTATGTCATCAGCCGAAGAAGTCCTTAAAACTGGAGAGGGTGGAGCACTATAACTCTTGAGCTTAGTTTCAGGTTCCTCCGTCCTGTTTAATGTTCTTCGGATGATCGCCTCCCATTTTGGAACTGGTCTTCGGTTTTCTGCTCCCAGTACATTTCCAGCACTCAGAGGGACCACCTCTTGGAATCTGTAAAGAGCAGACACAAATTCAATATAGGTTGAACTCATTTCTGTAATCTGATtctcaacaaccaaaatatttcaAGTCGTATAGAACTAATTATTAGCAAAAGCATTTTGTGCATACCCGAGAATATAGATATCTGCTGGTTCTTGCATACAAAGCCATTCATCGATGTCTAGATCCTCATCTGGAAGTCTTCCTGCCACATTCCAAGTACCTACGGTAACTCTGCAGAAAAATCAGGGCTCATGTAAATCTATAAACTCTTCCAACTGGATTTCAGGTCTCAAAAAGCCAACTAGCATGTAATTGATTGTATAAAGACAAACCTGACTTCTTTCGTGTTAATATACTGAGCTCTCAAAGTTTCTGATTTCCCTCTCCGGTGTCTCGGAGCTGAAGGTTTCCCTAAGAAATTAAAGTTCAACTAGTCAATATCATAATACAACTTTAAAAGTGGATTCCACAAAGATTGAAAGCACGGTGAATTAAACTAGTATATCCCATGCATAAGTATCCAACAAGTTAAGACCTTTCTAGCCATATATGAACAATACTTCAGATATTCATCTAATAAGGTcatttaattttggtttatcaCCAAGAAATGTAAGTAAGAGGAGGTTTTTTTATTCAGACAAAAATcctttaaaaagaaattgaaactCTGCTTTTGTGGCGAAAATTGACATACTACTGATCTTTAGCCCAATGAAAAAGATTTTTGTCTGAACTATGCATATGAACATGAATGAAGAATTTCTCCAAGGAGTGAAACCGAGCTACAAATTAGGGAAGGAATTGATCTTTTCTCGAAGGATATAGGATTTAGGACACAAACTTAATGATCGAACTGGGGAGTCTCAGTTTAGTATAGTTTACTTGATAAGTCAAAGCTCAACTATAAGcaaaaatagaaattaaataTATGCAAAGGTTTTTTATTCAGACAAAAATCCTTTAAAAAGAAATCGAAACTCTGCTTTTGTGGCGAAAATTGACATACTACTGATCGTTAGCTCAATGAAAAAGATTTTAGTCTGAACTATGCATAAGAACACGAATGAAGAATTTCTCCATGGAGTGAAACCGAGCTAGAAATTAGGGAAGGAATTGATCTTTTCTCGAAGGATATAGGATTTAGGACACAAACTTAATGATCAAACTGATGAGTCTCAGTTTAGTATGTTTACTTGataagaaatatatgaaaagGGGTATTCATTGGAAATTTTGATTAGTACCTGTAGTTTGAGTCTCACACTCGTTAAGCTTCCCCGGTTTTCTATGTTCATGATCTTCAATAATGCTTTCATCTTTGAGTGAGCAAGCTGGAAAATCACCAAGAGAACAATCAATCAATCCTAGAACATAAACcaagaaacaaattttcatgtataatttatgaaaatttgcATACCATCATCCTCACTCTCCGTTTCGGTGTCAACTTCATCTTCACTAAAATCATACACCTGAGGTGCAATATTTAGCCATTTCTTCATCACAATTGATGGCCAAAAGGCCTGTAACAAAACACCAACCTCAGCTTACCATTGAATTGAAATAAACTACTGAAAAAATACTAAGTACTAGTACTAGTACTAGTACTAGACGGAACATGAAAACACACCTGAGATCTCCTTCCCCTTCTTGCTTTCATTAGCATagcacaaaaaataaagttgaaaaataaagagtAAAATGCTTCAAGATTTGTTCCTAAGAATGCCAACAGTGGCACAAAGGCTTAAACTGTTTGCAAGAGTTGTTGTGAGTTTAATATGTAGTACTATGTATTTAAGGGGATTGAAAACAGGTTGTCAATGGTCAGACTTCTCTACAAAGAAGATTCTTAGTAACAACAAATGGAAAGGACAGAAAAAATATTGGCCGAAAGGTTAACTGATATATGCTGTCCTCCAACTAGCATAtcaaaatgtttaaaaaaaaaaaatgggaagaagaaaaagaaaaattgaatgGTCCTGAAGGTTGTCACTTTATGAAAAACAAAAGCTTGCTGTTAAATGTTAACTGAAGTAAACACAAATAATAAAAAGCATAAAATATTCAGGGAAGTTGGAAGTCACTGTCAATTACTACAAGAAATCTCCAGTACTAAAATATTGAAGTAATGGTTTGCACTCCTCAAAAATCTCAACAGGGAAAGTGGGCAAATATAAGCCATTGACACCAAAAGTTAGGACAGATTCTATACTAATAAAATATTCCATAGGCATATCAGTTGTTATTGCATGGTTGTAACTACAGGacaaaaattaatcaaaaatttcTAAATTAAACTGACCATATTAAtgtgaaatattttaaaaagagtAGGATCTAGTTAAAAAATGTAGTTGATCCCTTGTTTAATTAAAGCCTTATTCAAATTCACTGTTGAGTGATCAAGCTACAGGTCTTGGCTCCTCACTGCACCTAGAGCTCAAGTTTGTTTGACCAACCAATTCTAATTAGGCTGCCAACCCCTTTTTCCTCTCCCTCATAATGACGGATTTAAGACTGGTTATGAGGGTTCAATTGAATTCTCGTTCATGTTAACAAAATAGCGGATCAAACTAAATCCATTACTTTTGACTTCGAAATTGTACACATATATGCAAGCAAAGACAGATCCAAAATCTTAAATTTATGGTTTTTAAagttattatatgtatatattttagtgGATTTCTATCGTGGtgaagcctttttttttttttttcaaagggagtcaaaataaaaagaaataaacacacgaaaaaaaataaagaaaattcaacatatagtatatatatagataatattTTTTACCTATCTACACAATGTAATTTTTCAGCAAAGGGATGTCAATTGGCACCCGTTTGAGCAAGGTAGCTCTGCTTGGATTTCTTAACACATATACAGAGCCTGGACCAAACCTATTGGATTCTGCCGAACCAATACTTCCTATGCTAGATACACCCTGGTATGCAATTAGAAAAATACTATACAAGTAAATTGATTAAACTCAATATTAAACCACGTACACTAGTTTGTGCAATTGCCTCAAACCCAATGTAGCCTTAACCAGAAActtaaacattttttaaaaaggatttCAATTCTTTTAAGTCAATTTGTTAAGTGAAGTTGTGACTGATAACGAGCAAAACCTAAAACATGAATTAAGAAGTGCAACTTGTAAAGAAAAGACACCGACTGAGTTGCAGAAATAAAGATAAGCAGTTAAATAATGACTTCATAGCCAAGATTCCAAGACCCCACGACCAAAAATATGTGGTTACCTTCTTATGAAAgggaggaaaaaagaaagaaattctcAGACTATAAAAATAACAGGATTAGTCAATGCGTCATTACTAATTTAAATAGTTTAGCGTTCACATTGAAACAGTTGTAGAGCTATAGGCTGGACGGAataaaatacaaataaacaTACGTCCATATATACAAGTtacataaatatgtataaaatatttgcaTGGTGGATGGTAAACGTGACCAAAGGGATTAAATTTAcaagaaatgaatcatgaaattaaTCTGTGGATAAAGAAAACTGTGAAGGTACTATGCCAACTGTGTGGCTTAGTGGTcaggaaatgaataaaaattatgaGCCAAAAGGAAACAGTATCTGACTTTTTCCTTTACATAGGTCTTTAACAGACTTAGGGGTCGTTGGTTAGGGAATAACTGggataaatttttattttcaattttaacattatctttctccaaaaacttTTGGAGAAAAGCTTCGAAGAAGGGTAAATTTATCAATTTGTTGTTTTAGCCCCGGATTGATAATTCCAAAATCATTATCCCACATAGTTAGCGGTCGGTGTAAAAATAGTACCACGATTAGGAGTCATTTGATTGGTTACAGAGTTACCTGGGGATTATAGTTCTAAAATTTTCATCCCCCATTATTCTATGTGGGATTAATAGTGCAGAGATTTTGAGTATAATAAATGGGTACCCAGAAAAATAATCTGAGACGCAGGGGGCGGCTTTTGGGTGAAGCCTCTAAAGCATAGCTTTAGGACCCCCTCATTTTTAGGGCCCCATTATTCATCaatatatgatttttttggaaaattataaagtattttgagtattttttGTCATTAGAAGgaaatagttaattaattgacAGAAAATAAGGCCCTAAATCAGTAATAATAAGTAACGTATAGTATACAAATACTCAATCTACCCCTGATTGGTTTCTCTACAATACTCAATTGACTTTTACTCTCTAAACTTTAATTCAGTATGCTTCAACACATTTTTTattctcctttgttttcttcaagAGAGTCTTTGATTAAATTTCTATGAAAGACAAGAGCTACAACGTAAATAGCAAtttgctatttttattttttctcggCACCAAATCAAGTTATCAGTTTCTTGAATCAGGTTATATTATTTCAATTTTGTTAGTAttgttttcatccaaaatttgcttgtttttgatattttactACGTAATATATATTGTCTCTTTAACTATTTAttagaatataaaatatgtcAACTAGAAAATATGAATCCGATTGTTCAAAActagaatataaaatatgtcAACTAGAAAATATGAATCCGATTGTTCAAAACTCAAAAGAGGAGAATTGAATCTTTGATACAATCTCAGAAAGGAGCTCTTGAAGTTAGTGAGATATCTGACATAGATCATCAAAAAGTAGACttcaaatgaaaaaataaatatgaatcTTTTTTCTATTCTCATTTTTgttattaaaaaagaataataataaggTCCCTCATTGAAGTTTGGTTTTAGGCTCGTAACAGTATTGAGCCGCCCAGCTGAAACGTGACAAGATAACGCAGTCGACATAAATTGAAAAGTGTATATGTGGATAGTGGGACCAAATTAGAGGACACTAATTGCAAGAAATGATGCTATGGGTTGAAGGAGAGTACTGGAGATCAATATGGGTAGTGGGACAAAGTAGAGAGCACTAAATGTGGAGGTAAATGTAGaagaatatcatgaaaaataacagTTGTCTTAGAAGGTGACTTTAGATTACAGCCATGGGAAGCCATAGAGTGGCCAGAAAGGTTATAGTGCTAGATAAGTAAAGATCTTTGGCCTTTGGGACCAAATAGGACATATGTACGAAAGGTGTACCTTTCCTTTAAAGAACAAAAAAGTGGCAGTAAGGAATCATTGGGTTGTAGCTGTTGTTATGGGACAAGACAAACACAGACTATTAAAccctatttctttatttatttgcttagaTTTTCTGCATAAATATGCTGCTCTGAAAtcttaaatttgtcaaaattagTTATTGGAATGATGTTGTAAAACGAAAAATGTGGGCGCCGAAATCAGAAACTATGTAGTCTTGTTGTATATctgtctgtttttttttttttttgtaaataaaattagaattttaaTCTTAGTATAATTATATTGAGAGTAGAACATCAATAATATAACTCTTCTATTATTTAATCATTTTTACAGGTTAGTAAACATCAAATAACTAACGAAATTGTGTTGTAGAAGAAACATTAAATAattgaagaagggtttataaATTTAGTTATTTAGGCACAGGATACCTTATTAAACGCAGTCTCTCGTTGAGATGTTTGACCACAAGCTTTTCTGGAAAAGTTTGCAAGCTTTCTGCTTGTTTGTACTTTCTAaaaaatttttccagaaaatcaGTTGGAAAGACAGGGTCTAGGGACTTTTCTGAAAAGCTTTTGTTTGAAACTACAGACTTGACTACTTGTGGATACATTTTAAGGGTGTTTTAAGTACGAGAGAGGTTTTGTTAGAGAGCGCTTTGCTCCTAATGTACGATTTTCCGGCGCGAATTTGGATATAGTTTAGGTATCGAACACTGAATAGGAAaaaccaatttttcaaaaattaaaataataattccgataggaaaatattttctggtGTTTGGTTATCATGAAAAACATTTTACTTTCCTTGCTTCTCGACGGAAGTCGTTTTCATTACGACTATCTTGACTTCTAACTTCATATTACTTGCTCCAACTAACACgtagatattattattaatcttaGTTACTCAAAAACTTCATCGAAACACTCTCCGGATTGCCAATATTAAtatatttctctctttcttttcaaaaatattttacagGCAATTGGTCATACAGAGTACACTTGAGTTTGTTAGACCAATGGTTCACAACTTGCCTGTAGTTTTAATGATAACAGAGTTTGAGAATTAAagttttaaatcaaatttagaaCAAAGGTAATTTTGTTGACTCAATTATAGGATTTAATATAACGAAGTCG
It includes:
- the LOC132030230 gene encoding type I inositol polyphosphate 5-phosphatase 2-like: MLMKARRGRRSQAFWPSIVMKKWLNIAPQVYDFSEDEVDTETESEDDACSLKDESIIEDHEHRKPGKLNECETQTTGKPSAPRHRRGKSETLRAQYINTKEVRVTVGTWNVAGRLPDEDLDIDEWLCMQEPADIYILGFQEVVPLSAGNVLGAENRRPVPKWEAIIRRTLNRTEEPETKLKSYSAPPSPVLRTSSADDIIADVADAPALAQMTDASLNAAMIFENNTIRLGNNLHLKRIYGIDCDSRLDWPERSLDVTPQILSSNLKLRRVLSSTARVGFGNIDNPLAFDNGLDGRGLKRVHQSSGNLGLLWMDKQEEPVVLDALSDGSDQFCDEENDLFEEFPEVKEESSLLDCAVKSRPMYVRIVSKQMVGIYVSVWVRRGLRRHINNLQVSAVGIGLMGYMGNKGSVSVSMSLFQSRLCFVCSHLSSGQKDGAEQRRNSDVNEIMRRTRFSSLFDTDTDEPQTIPSHDQIFWFGDLNYRISMADAEVRKLVANKQWDELLNSDQLNKELRHGHVFGGWKEGLINFAPTYKYELNSDRYNGEITKEGEKKRSPAWCDRILWLGKGIKQLFYKRAELRLSDHRPVSSMFSVEVEIFDHRKLQRVLNVKSSAIHPDILLEIGE